The Candidatus Zixiibacteriota bacterium genome contains a region encoding:
- a CDS encoding class I SAM-dependent methyltransferase gives MSSDSLKDYYARRAGEYERIYAKPERQSDLRTLEAKVTELLADRRVLEIACGTGYWTQFAAQSARAITATDINPEVLEIACSKSYRIVPHFLIADAWEMDKIEGEFDALLAAFWWSHIPRERLEKFLAIICKSLSANALIVMLDNRFVAGSSTPIVFTDERGNSYQDRILTDGSRHRVLKNFPTGAELRATIAGVASTPQVIELEYYWLAACQVDTANNTP, from the coding sequence ATGTCGTCCGATTCGTTGAAAGACTACTATGCCCGCCGCGCCGGTGAGTACGAGCGGATCTACGCCAAGCCGGAGCGACAGAGCGATCTGCGGACATTGGAAGCGAAAGTCACTGAGCTGCTAGCAGACCGACGTGTACTCGAGATCGCCTGCGGAACCGGCTACTGGACGCAGTTTGCCGCACAAAGTGCCCGCGCCATCACGGCAACCGACATCAACCCTGAAGTGCTCGAGATTGCCTGCTCCAAGTCGTATCGCATCGTGCCGCACTTCCTGATCGCCGACGCCTGGGAGATGGACAAGATCGAAGGGGAATTCGACGCTCTGCTGGCGGCATTCTGGTGGTCGCATATACCTCGCGAGCGGCTGGAGAAATTCCTGGCAATCATCTGTAAGTCGTTGTCTGCCAACGCACTGATCGTGATGCTGGACAATCGATTCGTGGCTGGAAGTTCGACGCCGATTGTCTTCACGGATGAACGTGGAAACTCCTACCAGGATCGCATTCTGACCGATGGATCGCGTCATCGGGTGCTCAAGAACTTCCCTACCGGTGCAGAGCTGCGAGCGACGATCGCGGGGGTTGCATCGACACCGCAGGTCATCGAGCTGGAGTATTATTGGCTGGCGGC
- a CDS encoding nuclear transport factor 2 family protein, producing the protein MSTNNFTNTPRKAAAVGFLQMVVAGKIHEAYDKYISPDFIHHNPYFKGDRHSLMTAMEENERVNPGKMLEVQHVVEEGDIVMVHSRLRFKQPQAPEMTVVHIFCFAGNLAVEAWDIGMAAPPQSPNENGMF; encoded by the coding sequence ATGTCTACAAACAATTTCACAAACACACCGCGCAAAGCCGCGGCCGTCGGTTTTCTCCAGATGGTTGTCGCCGGCAAGATTCACGAAGCTTACGACAAGTACATCAGCCCCGATTTCATCCATCACAATCCCTACTTCAAGGGTGATCGTCACTCACTGATGACGGCGATGGAGGAGAACGAGAGGGTCAACCCCGGCAAGATGCTTGAGGTCCAGCATGTGGTCGAAGAGGGCGATATCGTGATGGTGCACTCGCGGCTGAGATTCAAGCAGCCGCAAGCGCCGGAGATGACGGTCGTGCACATCTTCTGCTTCGCCGGCAACTTGGCGGTGGAGGCGTGGGATATCGGCATGGCGGCACCGCCCCAATCGCCGAATGAGAACGGGATGTTTTGA
- a CDS encoding DUF1579 family protein has protein sequence MKSAKLVLLSACALLLAFGGTAMSQDQEMTPEQMAAMQESMKYMMPGENHKHLEYFVGKWNTTTKMWPAGPGSTPMESPGTSEIKWVVGNHFLMEEHNGTMMGMPYQGMGFTGFDAWRNMYATCWISNIQTNLLTLTGQRDPSGKFTYYGELDEPSLKVTGRMIKSVTTIKNPDQYVFEVFDLHAGDDYKVFEITYARVK, from the coding sequence ATGAAATCAGCCAAACTTGTCCTGTTGTCGGCGTGCGCGCTGCTGCTGGCATTCGGAGGAACCGCCATGTCCCAAGACCAAGAGATGACACCCGAGCAGATGGCCGCCATGCAGGAAAGCATGAAATACATGATGCCCGGCGAGAACCACAAGCACCTGGAATACTTCGTCGGCAAGTGGAATACCACCACCAAAATGTGGCCCGCCGGTCCCGGCTCGACACCGATGGAATCTCCCGGCACGTCCGAAATCAAGTGGGTGGTCGGCAACCATTTCCTGATGGAGGAACATAACGGCACGATGATGGGCATGCCGTACCAGGGCATGGGCTTCACCGGCTTCGATGCCTGGCGCAACATGTACGCTACCTGCTGGATTTCCAACATCCAGACCAACCTGCTCACCCTGACCGGCCAGCGCGATCCCTCTGGCAAGTTCACCTACTACGGCGAGTTGGATGAGCCTTCACTGAAAGTCACTGGCCGCATGATCAAGTCGGTCACGACGATCAAGAACCCTGATCAATACGTCTTCGAGGTCTTCGATCTGCACGCCGGAGATGATTACAAGGTCTTCGAGATCACCTACGCGCGCGTGAAGTAG